In Plasmodium brasilianum strain Bolivian I chromosome 12, whole genome shotgun sequence, the genomic window cttttcttttaatgcattttctttactttctattatttggcataattcattatatttcttttcataGTCATCATATTTCCACTCTTCAGTATTAAATTTTGCTTCAAGACCTTGatactttttttcatattcatagcatttattttttaaagattcatatttattttcaatgtCGTTACagtgtatttttaatttctcatAATTTTCTTTGCTCTTTTCTTCTTCACTTATTTCTTCATTGTGCTTTATTTCGTATGCTGCATTAAGCTTTGCAtgcaatttttcattttcatcctTCATCCTTTTGTACCAATCTCTGTAAATATCCTTATCATTATAATACTCgttaattttgctttttaattTCTCGCATTTATTCTCAAATTCTATGAACTCCTTATTTTCCTTGACACCTACtcctccttttttaatttcttcttttatattttcaatgatatttaaataatacaatttgTTTTTCTCTGATAAAGTTTCCTCATGAAGCCCTTTTTCGAACAACTGCTGATTATCGTGgtctataatatttttcgaATTAGTATTGTCTGCAGTAGGAAAGGaacccatatatatatccccCATTCTGCTAATCTTTTCGATGTATTCTATTACTTTTTCATCCTCTGCAATGTTGAGCATATTTTTCACATATAACCAGCACTTCTCTGAAGGGGCCTTGGTTCttctactattactattactattactattactactactactactacaaCTTCTACgttgtttattatttaaagtgTTATCCACATCGTGCTGATAATAACTCATGTCATCTTCTTCATCAACGACTAATTTATCTGCACcattaaaattatcttttaaattgTTAATGCAAATGTTTTTATCTGATGAACTGTTATATGGAaaattttcacatttttcattttctttactTAAATGTAGCgacttctttttatttatatctatatattccTCCGTGTTGTTCATATGACTACATAGCACATTCATACTACCACTTAAATTCTGATCCTTCCCTtgttttatacataaatcaTGGGATGAGTTCtcctcttcatttttattctttcccTTTAAAATGATTTGTTCGCTTTCGTTCTGAGAATACAAATTTTCATACCCTCTCTTTACTACTTCTTTACAGATAAAAAGTTCATTATGagttgctttatttttttctgtaatatCATCCATTTGTTCGTTCAAAAAATGGGCTTCATCCTCTTTTTCCTTCCTGGAATTGTCATTAAATTTTCCGTCCTCTGCAATATAAATAAGAGTGGGGAGGGGGAGAAAAGTAAACATGTGCAATATAAGCTTATGTTATACATTGTCTTAATGTGCAATTGTGGATATACATATACCCaaattgttaataaaagctcaaagaatgaaaattaaaaacagaCACGTACGTATAAACACCTGTACATAAGAACACTTGAATATATAACACACCCGTACATATAAACACCCATACATATggacatacgtacatataaacacacatacatatggacatacgtacatataaacacacatacatatggacatacgtacatataaacacacatacatatggacacacgtacatataaacacacatacatatggacatacgtacatataaacacacatacatatggacatacgtacatataaacacacatacatatggacatacgtacatataaacacacatacatatggacatacgtacatataaacacacatacatatgaacatacatacatatgaacatacatatatgtatatagcCATGCCACAATTTAAATGTTCTATGACCAAATAGCCGGtctgttaaaataaattactcGTTCTCGACTTCTCTTCCAGTAATACgttattttcatttcctattatattaaaatcatcatctataatatttaaatctGTATCCCATACATTTTCTTTATCAATACTAATTTGATCATCTGAAGCATCGTCAGAAAATTCTAGTTTTACTGAAGAGatctttttctcttctttattaattttatgcaTTACTTTTTATTCCTACAAATTTATGAAGAGAGCAATATATTCTTTCTTCTTACATTCATAGCTATGACACCTTATACGGTTCTGAAGAGGTATCATATGTCATGGATCAAGTTCATGTTAAAATGTAcgaatacgtacatacatacatacatttacatatatatatacatatagtatatataaaatgtacatacaaaATACATGTTATACGCAtatagtatacatataatttatacatacatatatatatatatatatatatatatatatatacacatactcatacatatatacacgaTTATATGggatgtaaaaaaaaaaaaaaaattaaaggatTTTTCTCGATGTTATATtgtaatacaaataaaaaaaattacagtgaaaacaaaaatacttaaacaaaatgtaaaattcCAAAAGGATGTAATTTAATGTTCTCGTCATCATAAAATAATCATTACTGTATGCAATAAgttataaatgaacaaaaaaaaaaaaaaaaaatatacacttGCCTTTTTGTAAACGTGGAAacaggaaaaataaaaaaacattatattataagggtgtactaataaaaaagaacgCAAAAGTGGAAACAAACATAGTTAATAATAAGGCaaagctaaaaaaaaaagttcaaaggaagtgtttattatatattatgtgcacgtatattacatattacaaatacttataaatatgaacggtatatgtacatttttatattttgttttccctTTTACGAAGCCCAATTAGTTACTATGCCCTTTTAATAAAGCACGCtttttaaagtatttttaattttgttcttctgtttttttcctttttcttaatCTTAATCGTAatcttattcttattcttattccTTTTTGTTGTGTCGTAGAGATACTTGGAGATATACATACCGCCAGTTTTCTTTCCTTAGGATTGCAAACTTTTTACAAACGTATTTAGAGAAAGAGGACAGGGGGAAAAATGCAAGacattttatgtatgtacatgtttacacatatatacaatacatataataataaaggaattgtttttttagtTCTCTATATATGTTATGCTTAAAAGATGAGTTCTTTTCAATCCACTTATATGATTGGTTGTTACGTTTTTTTGCACATCAATAGTTTCATTTATGTGTAGCAACAACTAATGCATTAGCTTTTTTATACAAGATCGATGAGTACGTATGGGTATTGTACATCAGAGTGACTCATTATTTCGTGAAGCGCcaagtatatttatatgtgtatatatatatatatatatgtgcaaacACTAATGtacatgtttatttatatatgtatatatcagCTTAAAAttcactaaaaaaaaaaaaaaaatattataaaaaatatgcagaATTGTACGAGATACTTTTTACTGTGTGCACatttggaaaaaatttacatgCGCCCATGCAGTTTTCTTTTGGTATAGATAAGTTTATACAACACATGTAATATCATGATTATATCATACAATTGGTTTActacaatttttttgtagATATTCCAGTATTGATAAAATGTGTATTCGTGGGACCGTTTTTGCCGTATTATAAATTCTaattgcataaaaaaaaaaaaaaaagtataaagaaaaacaaacatGATAAGATGCATTTCATGCCTACttgaaattgaaaaaaaaaaaaaaaaaaaaagagttatAAAAAGGACTAAGCAAAATGACAATAATGGGAGACTAACTAAATAGTTACTTCAAAAGGTTAACTACCTTCTGCGCCCCttctttttatgaatatttttcccCTTTGTTTTCCTATACATTCTATTGTGCTTTTGGTCATTATAACTCTTCACAGAATTAGGGTAACCCTTTGTATGTGCGTTGTCAAAATGATggatattttctttttcccccTGTTCCTtctgaaaatattttattaattcttcGTAAGGAGAAAAAACTATCTCAATAAAATCAATTGCTGTTAACATATATGGAGGTAGTTGATTAACAGATATGCTTGCATTAGTGTCTAACGTTACGCCTGCACTTGGACTTTTTcgagacaaaaaaaaattatcatccatataaacatttttaaagtttttcCCAATATCAGCTTGACATAAACCTCTAAAGTgtttttgtgtatttttatagaatACATCGTATGGGTCATATTTCTCAAAATTTTCtctgtttattattttttgttcgtTCAAATTAAAGTTAagattaataattttattttgtatgtCAGATTTATTTTGATGAATGTAATTTTGCAGTGTTGTAGTGTATTCCTCATTAGAGTCATTCAATGATATGTCCATGGCTAGAGAtgatatatcattaaaaaaacatgaatgaaataaagtattttgaaaaaaggtTGATAAGGTATCATTCATAAGAAATATGACTGTACCTTCTTTTTCTACAACAGGCTTAACTAACGGGTATTTAATCAAAATATTCTGAACAAGttttaaaatagaaaatgatATTACATAATCTGCATGTAGAGAAATAGTACACAGCTGGTACACTATTCGGGATAATAACTGATTATTAGTagatttaaaattattataattatatgtaaaatttttagtttttagTAATAAATCAATACAATATAACAGCTCAGAgcaaaaattgtatttttcttctctCCCTATTTCTTTATTCCACTTGTTTTCTAAACAATTATTTTCGTTTAATCGGTTTGCACTAATCTGCCCTTTTCCACTTGTCACTGTATGATCCTCCTTGGCACTGGGTAAATAGCTAGAAAATTTACTGCAATCTTGAAAactattatacataaaatttctCTGTTCTAATAAGAAGTAGGCTGAACCACTGTGCAAGAAGGGAATGGCTGACTCCAGCAAATTCAAAAGAGAAACAGCAATCCATGAACAATCAATGTATATGCTATCATTAACTTTATTTAATGTTTCAAGAAATATATGGATAGATGTAAGTATGAGGCAGCTGGGAACAATTTTTCTATTGTCCCTACTGTTACTATTGCCGCTAACTCCGCTAACAACGTTAACGCCAAAGCAACCGCTATTTCCGCTACGAGTGATATTGTTACTATTTGCCGTAGCCAAACTcttaatttctttaaaaacaTCATCCATGAGTAtcttatttacatataatgcATAATACGAAATAGCGTGCAGCACATTTTTTACAAGTGGCGTAGAATATTTGTTATACTCTCttaatatacacaaataaacCAAAAATAGTTgatctaatattttttctatatttttttccattatttttaGCTCCCCacttatatttgtttttattcttaattcCTTATTCACTTCGTTATTTTCCGCATTTCCTATATCGTCCatagaatataattttgcattcatctttttctcccctatacatatttttgaaaatatttttaagaggTTAGgactaatatatttttcttttttaaaaaaaatatttacaaaatgatctattaaatataatgtaatagataaattattatcattatctattatttctttaacaGTATTTAAGCATTTCATACAAAGTATGTCACAGTTAATCTTGTGCTTTCCCTTcatctttttattcttaactTGTGTTCTATTATACTTCTTCATactgtatgtttgtatattggaatataataaaagatattcaaataatttttcatctttAGACAAGTTTAAATTAACTGTTACTATATcacataataaatttacataaacaGTTATGTTGTCACgtatatttccttttaatattacacagaaatctttaaaatattttaccgtatttttttctaacatGTTTACAGTTTGCACAATATTGGAGTAACTGTTTCCTTGcatatatgattttttctTGTAGTTTATCATTAAGCCGTTACTACTATTATGATTGTTAAATTTGGTGTTTCCacttttgtcatttttttgataatccgtctttaaaattttatatgatggagttatatattttagaacTGTGCATATAGATATGCAGCTTAAGAGgtttatatgttcataatacttgatttttttcttaactgCAATACTGCCACTAGTGTTATTGTCATTACGCATGTTACtacttttacttttactgttaatgttactgttactgttaccGCTACTGCTATTATTGTCGCTTCTATTATCGTCCCAATTTTTGGATaactccttttttctttttaagctttcattaaaaatataaaatagcaaattcattttatcaaTGTTAAGATTCTGGTCCCCTATAATACTATTTGAAATTGTTGCTAtctcatttttaatatcatgaagatgtttcattttattcgAAATTTTCAGCATCTCTTCTTCTATTGGACTTTTAactattttctcttttttttttttttttatcttatctaacatttttcttaattttaatttttctctttctatttttttactttttcttttcttttgttcttCCGTCCTGTTGCCTAtctcatcatcatcattgtcattatcatcatcattattatcttCGTATGTTAACAttccatttctttttatttttggtaaattaaaattttctcttCTAATTTTTTCGCTCACTTCTATATTAAACGTCCTTACTCCTAATTCGCTCTTCCCCATTTCGTCTTcctcatttttctttttttttagtttcaTTTTTGCCAACATTgcctatatatttatatctacatatatattatgtgtaaGCTGCTGCTtggtattatatttattacatcaATGTATGTTTTTTATGCTAACTTGTGtaaggtatatatattcattaactTGTTTACAAGCTCATTActcatatgcatataaacatTGACTTATGATTTTGCTAATTTATTATGAATGCattaatatgtaatttttctcATTACAAAATTAACTACTTgacagttttttttttttttttttttctactgtTATATCTTTGTAAAAAGTTGTTTGCTATGAACTTcgtttttcataaatatatggatatatagGTAGagatatatacgtatatatgcatatatacatatatgtatactaaCGTATAACTTTTTGTTTCCAATTAATGCATAACACGGAAGAACacaaatatattgtaaaaaaacatatcGCTCCTACAATGAtgaagtataaatatatacattacatatgtacatattttttttcattgtatGGAAATGTAAAagtttattacatttatatatttcttttttcgtcATTTCTTGAGTGTTTCAGTTAAATGTAAGAATATACTTGTGCAGCTTCTAAACGCAACATTGTACATAACATGTTGCATATTAATTGCAGTAACAAATactattaaaaacaaaattatatacttttaaaaatatgaaataacagtttttcattttttatataaatgtaaagtttccataattttttatttttttaaatgttcgcgcattatttataaaagtaaaaagataatacattattatataaaaacacaAACAACagttacaaaaaataaattaaaagaaatagtttttcttattatttatgcattcatctatttgtttatttatttgtttatttatttatttattttgttaacaaaaaccaaaaatttaataggttcatatgtttaatatacaaatgttttaaaaaaaagaaaaagaaaaaaaatgttatttcaTTTGATTCTTATATAGTTTCTTCACTTCTTAAATATTCTCCAATATCACCCTGTAAAATGCggaaatacatacatagataAATGATAAACACACAAATTACGAGGAGAAAAATAGGTacgtacttatatatatatatatgtacatacatattacatatttatatatataatatatgtgtcAATGGGGTAAAAAGCAGTCCGTTTAGGACATTGACAAGACTCACTTAGCAtgagtataataaaataaagagtCGCATAATTTCATGCCAATAGAGGAAAGAAAATACCTgatgaattaatataatgtccataacatttaaaattttgatgTCCTGTGTATTTCTCATAGATACACCAAATCCTATTGGATTATCGTTCATTGATAAAACCATTACACcatctcctttttttatattgtcacttatttttaataaatgactCTGCAAAAATTGAAGCGCAAAAAATGTActtacgtatatacatatgcatatatatatacacattcaCATAATTGATGCAAACAACAGATACCCCTATGTGTgatggaataaaaataataaaaaatgttacaaTACATTCATATggttttctctttttttgtCCTAACTTTAATGACATTGTTTCCAAATAAAAAGCTTTTTTCTCCGGATTCCTTTAACCAAATTTTATGAATGCAAAATTCGCTTAAAAGAGATAAGgaagtaatttttaaaaaaaaattatttgcttTCGTAAATTTTCCAAGGCATGTTCCCAAGGACATCtaaattaaggaaaaaaaaaaaaaaaaaaaaaaaacctcaaataaaaagcatatttattaacattattcgttcaaatttttttattaatgaaagaggaataaatttttattaccaatgagtttttatttatggaTTTGGCTTGCTTAGCTATGTCCGCCCTGAAAAAATATCAAGAAAAGTTTGTTATTCATAAGCAAAATGCATTgtattatgaatatacatacgcctatatatgtatatacatatgtaaatacataggtacataaatatacatatatatatatacgaattTAAGTATGCCTCTTCaagttaatttaaaaataccgAATAAAGTAAACGTTTAATTTGTGTAACCTTAAAACATATTCTTCATTATTGTAAGACAACATACTTAACAAATTATTCCCTAagctgtaaaaaaaaaaaataaatataaaaaaatttacaaaaatataaatatatatattctcctCATTTTCtcatttcaaaaaatatattaaaggccaataaaattttaatcatggtattatttttatataagttaCAATTTCGAAAGCTTTTTAAAAACTAGCATAGTTTCTTGGTCATTTAACGgcctcatttttattaatattcgttttatatatctttaataatagaaaaaaaaaaaaaaaaaaaaaagcattgaTTTTAATTATGTAGAAGCATTattaaaggtaaaaaaaaaaaaggcaaaaaaaaaaaactatacaTAAGTAGCCTgtatatagaaataatatatccttttttactGCTTTACTTATTATGACACGAACCCAATATTGtacttaaaatttatacatttacaaCTAAAGTGATGTTAGGTTCTTTGGTGCGGTagattaaattttattcttctaTTTGGCGCTCATTAAGTTATTTTGACAcagatttattaaaaataatatgtactATTCTTCCTGAACAtgccatattttttttttt contains:
- a CDS encoding NOC3 domain-containing protein, producing MLAKMKLKKKKNEEDEMGKSELGVRTFNIEVSEKIRRENFNLPKIKRNGMLTYEDNNDDDNDNDDDEIGNRTEEQKKRKSKKIEREKLKLRKMLDKIKKKKKEKIVKSPIEEEMLKISNKMKHLHDIKNEIATISNSIIGDQNLNIDKMNLLFYIFNESLKRKKELSKNWDDNRSDNNSSSGNSNSNINSKSKSSNMRNDNNTSGSIAVKKKIKYYEHINLLSCISICTVLKYITPSYKILKTDYQKNDKSGNTKFNNHNSSNGLMINYKKKSYMQGNSYSNIVQTVNMLEKNTVKYFKDFCVILKGNIRDNITVYVNLLCDIVTVNLNLSKDEKLFEYLLLYSNIQTYSMKKYNRTQVKNKKMKGKHKINCDILCMKCLNTVKEIIDNDNNLSITLYLIDHFVNIFFKKEKYISPNLLKIFSKICIGEKKMNAKLYSMDDIGNAENNEVNKELRIKTNISGELKIMEKNIEKILDQLFLVYLCILREYNKYSTPLVKNVLHAISYYALYVNKILMDDVFKEIKSLATANSNNITRSGNSGCFGVNVVSGVSGNSNSRDNRKIVPSCLILTSIHIFLETLNKVNDSIYIDCSWIAVSLLNLLESAIPFLHSGSAYFLLEQRNFMYNSFQDCSKFSSYLPSAKEDHTVTSGKGQISANRLNENNCLENKWNKEIGREEKYNFCSELLYCIDLLLKTKNFTYNYNNFKSTNNQLLSRIVYQLCTISLHADYVISFSILKLVQNILIKYPLVKPVVEKEGTVIFLMNDTLSTFFQNTLFHSCFFNDISSLAMDISLNDSNEEYTTTLQNYIHQNKSDIQNKIINLNFNLNEQKIINRENFEKYDPYDVFYKNTQKHFRGLCQADIGKNFKNVYMDDNFFLSRKSPSAGVTLDTNASISVNQLPPYMLTAIDFIEIVFSPYEELIKYFQKEQGEKENIHHFDNAHTKGYPNSVKSYNDQKHNRMYRKTKGKNIHKKKGRRRIYNTAKTVPRIHILSILEYLQKNCSKPIV
- a CDS encoding 60S ribosome subunit biogenesis protein NIP7, producing MRPLNDQETMLVFKKLSKFLGNNLLSMLSYNNEEYVLRADIAKQAKSINKNSLMSLGTCLGKFTKANNFFLKITSLSLLSEFCIHKIWLKESGEKSFLFGNNVIKSHLLKISDNIKKGDGVMVLSMNDNPIGFGVSMRNTQDIKILNVMDIILIHQGDIGEYLRSEETI